The Euphorbia lathyris chromosome 2, ddEupLath1.1, whole genome shotgun sequence genome includes a window with the following:
- the LOC136217905 gene encoding zinc finger BED domain-containing protein DAYSLEEPER isoform X1, with protein sequence MNFGVTGTSGRPVNQMEWNVNNNAFKTYKDVEPKAVMDMSIIQTVDPINIALGSTEKGNAVVPPKRKKTMTSVYLKYFETAPDCKTRRCKFCGQSYSIATATGNLGRHLSNRHPGYDKSGDFATCSAIQPITVTKKTQPQGKAQVDYDHLNWLLIKWLILAALPPSTLEEKWLANSFKFLNPSIQMWSGDKYKAVFHEVFRSMQEDVRTYLEQGSSKVSIVLDFWTSYEQIFYMSVTCQWIDENWSFQKVLLDICHIPYPCGSSEIYHSLTKVLKMYNIEARVLSCTHDNSQNVIHACHTLKEDFDGQKVGPFCYIPCAARALNLIIDDALRSTKPVISKIREFVLELNSSVEMAEDFIQLATAYQEGSWKFPLETSARWNGNYQMLDIVRKAGKSMDGTIRKYEETLGGRIVLSSAEKNAVSIVHSYLEPFYKTTNNICTNKLLTIGLVLFFMDHISEMITICRESRHNPDWLKIAAEDMAKKARSYNNQVCNIFTYMTAILDPRIKCELIPECLSTGNFLEEARNHFIRNYSSSHFSSMPSMYGCQEIEDGGNVSFAEEIARKKRRASLSSATDELTQYLSEPPAPIPTDVLEWWKVNSTRYPRLSVMARDYLAVQPTSVAPEELFCSKGDEIDKQRFCMPHNSMQAILCIRSWTQGGIKLKYKSTEIDYERLMELAVAFSADNNSAGSEKKQK encoded by the exons ATGAATTTTGGAGTG ACAGGAACTAGTGGGAGACCTGTGAATCAAATGGAGTGGAATGTTAATAATAACGCCTTTAAAACTTACAAAG ATGTGGAACCCAAAGCTGTGATGGATATGAGCATTATACAAACTGTTGATCCAATAAATATTGCATTGGGGTCTACAGAGAAAGGAAATGCTGTTGTTCCAccaaaaaggaagaagacaaTGACTTCGGTTTATCTCAAGTATTTTGAAACTGCTCCTGATTGCAAGACTCGGAGGTGCAAGTTTTGTGGACAAAGCTATTCTATTGCAACTGCCACAG GAAATTTGGGAAGGCATCTCAGTAATCGGCATCCTGGATACGATAAGTCTGGGGATTTTGCCACTTGTTCAGCAATTCAGCCAATCACTGTGACTAAGAAAACTCAACCACAAGGGAAAGCCCAGGTGGATTATGATCATCTAAATTGGTTGCTCATTAAGTGGCTCATCTTAGCTGCTCTTCCTCCTTCAACCTTGGAGGAAAAGTGGTTAGCAAACTCATTTAAATTTCTGAACCCATCAATACAAATGTGGTCAGGTGACAAGTATAAAGCAGTCTTTCATGAAGTTTTCAGGAGCATGCAGGAAGATGTACGGACATATTTGGAACAGGGTTCTTCTAAGGTCTCAATCGTTCTGGATTTCTGGACTTCGTATGAGCAAATCTTTTATATGAGTGTCACATGTCAATGGATTGATGAAAACTGGTCCTTTCAGAAGGTTCTTCTCGACATTTGCCATATACCTTATCCTTGTGGCAGTTCTGAGATATATCATTCTCTAACTAAGGTTCTTAAGATGTACAACATTGAGGCTCGAGTCCTTTCATGCACACATGATAACAGTCAGAACGTGATTCATGCTTGCCACACCCTGAAAGAGGATTTCGATGGTCAGAAAGTGGGGCCATTCTGCTATATTCCTTGTGCTGCCCGCGCATTGAATTTGATAATAGATGACGCATTAAGATCCACAAAACCAGTTATTTCCAAGATCAGGGAGTTTGTGCTGGAGTTGAATTCCTCAGTCGAAATGGCTGAAGATTTTATCCAGTTAGCAACAGCTTATCAGGAAGGCAGTTGGAAATTTCCACTTGAAACATCAGCAAGATGGAATGGCAATTACCAAATGCTTGATATTGTGCGCAAG GCTGGCAAGTCTATGGATGGCACTATCAGGAAGTACGAGGAGACATTAGGTGGACGGATAGTGTTGAGCTCTGCCGAAAAGAATGCGGTTTCAATTGTGCACAGTTATTTAGAGCCTTTCTACAAAACCACCAATAACATATGCACAAACAAGTTACTCACAATTGGATTGGTTCTCTTCTTTATGGATCATATTTCCGAGATGATCACCATATGCAGGGAGTCCCGACACAATCCAGATTGGCTCAAAATTGCTGCAGAAGACATGGCCAAGAAGGCAAGAAGCTACAACAATCAAGTTTGCAATATATTCACCTACATGACTGCAATTCTCGATCCCCGAATAAAATGTGAGCTCATTCCTGAGTGTCTTAGCACCGGAAATTTCCTAGAAGAAGCCAGAAACCATTTCATAAGGAACTACTCTTCAAGCCATTTTTCATCCATGCCAAGCATGTACGGTTGCCAAGAGATCGAAGATGGAGGCAATGTTTCATTCGCAGAGGAAATTGCTAGGAAAAAACGGAGAGCAAGCTTGAGTAGTGCCACCGATGAGCTTACACAGTATCTATCAGAGCCTCCTGCTCCAATACCAACAGATGTCCTGGAGTGGTGGAAGGTCAATAGCACACGTTATCCTCGACTTTCTGTGATGGCTCGGGATTATTTGGCCGTGCAGCCAACTTCAGTAGCACCTGAAGAACTCTTCTGCAGTAAAGGCGATGAGATTGATAAGCAACGGTTCTGTATGCCTCACAATAGCATGCAAGCTATTCTTTGTATTAGATCATGGACTCAAGGAGGGATCAAGTTGAAGTATAAGTCAACCGAAATCGACTATGAGAGGTTGATGGAGTTAGCAGTTGCTTTTTCAGCAGATAACAACAGCGCCGGGTCCGAGAAAAAACAGAAGTGA
- the LOC136217905 gene encoding zinc finger BED domain-containing protein DAYSLEEPER isoform X2 yields the protein MEWNVNNNAFKTYKDVEPKAVMDMSIIQTVDPINIALGSTEKGNAVVPPKRKKTMTSVYLKYFETAPDCKTRRCKFCGQSYSIATATGNLGRHLSNRHPGYDKSGDFATCSAIQPITVTKKTQPQGKAQVDYDHLNWLLIKWLILAALPPSTLEEKWLANSFKFLNPSIQMWSGDKYKAVFHEVFRSMQEDVRTYLEQGSSKVSIVLDFWTSYEQIFYMSVTCQWIDENWSFQKVLLDICHIPYPCGSSEIYHSLTKVLKMYNIEARVLSCTHDNSQNVIHACHTLKEDFDGQKVGPFCYIPCAARALNLIIDDALRSTKPVISKIREFVLELNSSVEMAEDFIQLATAYQEGSWKFPLETSARWNGNYQMLDIVRKAGKSMDGTIRKYEETLGGRIVLSSAEKNAVSIVHSYLEPFYKTTNNICTNKLLTIGLVLFFMDHISEMITICRESRHNPDWLKIAAEDMAKKARSYNNQVCNIFTYMTAILDPRIKCELIPECLSTGNFLEEARNHFIRNYSSSHFSSMPSMYGCQEIEDGGNVSFAEEIARKKRRASLSSATDELTQYLSEPPAPIPTDVLEWWKVNSTRYPRLSVMARDYLAVQPTSVAPEELFCSKGDEIDKQRFCMPHNSMQAILCIRSWTQGGIKLKYKSTEIDYERLMELAVAFSADNNSAGSEKKQK from the exons ATGGAGTGGAATGTTAATAATAACGCCTTTAAAACTTACAAAG ATGTGGAACCCAAAGCTGTGATGGATATGAGCATTATACAAACTGTTGATCCAATAAATATTGCATTGGGGTCTACAGAGAAAGGAAATGCTGTTGTTCCAccaaaaaggaagaagacaaTGACTTCGGTTTATCTCAAGTATTTTGAAACTGCTCCTGATTGCAAGACTCGGAGGTGCAAGTTTTGTGGACAAAGCTATTCTATTGCAACTGCCACAG GAAATTTGGGAAGGCATCTCAGTAATCGGCATCCTGGATACGATAAGTCTGGGGATTTTGCCACTTGTTCAGCAATTCAGCCAATCACTGTGACTAAGAAAACTCAACCACAAGGGAAAGCCCAGGTGGATTATGATCATCTAAATTGGTTGCTCATTAAGTGGCTCATCTTAGCTGCTCTTCCTCCTTCAACCTTGGAGGAAAAGTGGTTAGCAAACTCATTTAAATTTCTGAACCCATCAATACAAATGTGGTCAGGTGACAAGTATAAAGCAGTCTTTCATGAAGTTTTCAGGAGCATGCAGGAAGATGTACGGACATATTTGGAACAGGGTTCTTCTAAGGTCTCAATCGTTCTGGATTTCTGGACTTCGTATGAGCAAATCTTTTATATGAGTGTCACATGTCAATGGATTGATGAAAACTGGTCCTTTCAGAAGGTTCTTCTCGACATTTGCCATATACCTTATCCTTGTGGCAGTTCTGAGATATATCATTCTCTAACTAAGGTTCTTAAGATGTACAACATTGAGGCTCGAGTCCTTTCATGCACACATGATAACAGTCAGAACGTGATTCATGCTTGCCACACCCTGAAAGAGGATTTCGATGGTCAGAAAGTGGGGCCATTCTGCTATATTCCTTGTGCTGCCCGCGCATTGAATTTGATAATAGATGACGCATTAAGATCCACAAAACCAGTTATTTCCAAGATCAGGGAGTTTGTGCTGGAGTTGAATTCCTCAGTCGAAATGGCTGAAGATTTTATCCAGTTAGCAACAGCTTATCAGGAAGGCAGTTGGAAATTTCCACTTGAAACATCAGCAAGATGGAATGGCAATTACCAAATGCTTGATATTGTGCGCAAG GCTGGCAAGTCTATGGATGGCACTATCAGGAAGTACGAGGAGACATTAGGTGGACGGATAGTGTTGAGCTCTGCCGAAAAGAATGCGGTTTCAATTGTGCACAGTTATTTAGAGCCTTTCTACAAAACCACCAATAACATATGCACAAACAAGTTACTCACAATTGGATTGGTTCTCTTCTTTATGGATCATATTTCCGAGATGATCACCATATGCAGGGAGTCCCGACACAATCCAGATTGGCTCAAAATTGCTGCAGAAGACATGGCCAAGAAGGCAAGAAGCTACAACAATCAAGTTTGCAATATATTCACCTACATGACTGCAATTCTCGATCCCCGAATAAAATGTGAGCTCATTCCTGAGTGTCTTAGCACCGGAAATTTCCTAGAAGAAGCCAGAAACCATTTCATAAGGAACTACTCTTCAAGCCATTTTTCATCCATGCCAAGCATGTACGGTTGCCAAGAGATCGAAGATGGAGGCAATGTTTCATTCGCAGAGGAAATTGCTAGGAAAAAACGGAGAGCAAGCTTGAGTAGTGCCACCGATGAGCTTACACAGTATCTATCAGAGCCTCCTGCTCCAATACCAACAGATGTCCTGGAGTGGTGGAAGGTCAATAGCACACGTTATCCTCGACTTTCTGTGATGGCTCGGGATTATTTGGCCGTGCAGCCAACTTCAGTAGCACCTGAAGAACTCTTCTGCAGTAAAGGCGATGAGATTGATAAGCAACGGTTCTGTATGCCTCACAATAGCATGCAAGCTATTCTTTGTATTAGATCATGGACTCAAGGAGGGATCAAGTTGAAGTATAAGTCAACCGAAATCGACTATGAGAGGTTGATGGAGTTAGCAGTTGCTTTTTCAGCAGATAACAACAGCGCCGGGTCCGAGAAAAAACAGAAGTGA